In Stieleria varia, one genomic interval encodes:
- a CDS encoding DUF1501 domain-containing protein produces the protein MNNLGRRSFLSQTGFSLGAIAAGALLGRESIAAELTASLPHFAPQAKRVIFLTQSGGPSQIELFDHKPDLHKLAGTELPDSVRQGQRLTGMTKNQKQLILPPVTSFSRYGQSGATIGEWLPHTAKVVDDLCFVKSMVTDQINHAPAMTKFLTGHQLPGRPSFGCWASYGLGSMNQNLPDYIVLISKMKRSSDQPLYDHYWGSGFLPSRHQGVKLRSASDPVLYLNDHNGFPPQLRRSMLDGLGSLNQRRYDETLDPEIETRIEQYEMAFRMQTSVPDLADLSDEPESTFQQYGPDSRRPGSYAANCILARRLAERDVRFIQLFHPDWDHHSRLSSWCVSRCIDTDQPSAALIRDLKQRGLLDDTLVIWGGEFGRGVAGQGKWDSPEAGRDHHPRCFTIWMAGGGIQPGMTYGATDDFSYNVAENPVHVRDLHATALHLLGIDHERFTHRFQGLDFKLTGVEPSHVVHDILA, from the coding sequence ATGAATAACCTTGGACGCCGATCCTTTCTCTCCCAAACCGGATTTAGTCTCGGCGCGATCGCCGCCGGCGCGCTGCTCGGGCGCGAATCCATCGCGGCAGAACTGACAGCCTCGCTACCTCACTTTGCCCCCCAAGCAAAGCGGGTGATCTTTTTGACCCAGTCGGGCGGTCCGTCGCAGATTGAGTTGTTTGACCACAAACCGGATTTGCACAAACTCGCCGGCACGGAACTGCCCGACAGTGTACGGCAAGGTCAGCGTTTGACCGGGATGACGAAGAATCAAAAACAGTTGATTTTGCCGCCCGTCACGTCGTTTTCACGTTACGGTCAAAGCGGTGCGACCATCGGAGAGTGGTTGCCTCATACGGCGAAAGTCGTCGACGATCTGTGTTTCGTCAAATCGATGGTCACCGACCAGATCAATCACGCTCCAGCGATGACGAAATTCCTGACGGGTCATCAACTACCCGGTCGTCCGAGCTTTGGGTGTTGGGCCAGCTATGGTCTGGGCAGCATGAACCAGAACCTGCCCGATTACATCGTGCTGATTTCTAAAATGAAACGTTCCAGCGACCAACCGCTGTACGATCATTATTGGGGCAGCGGTTTCCTGCCCTCACGACATCAGGGAGTCAAGCTTCGCAGCGCCAGCGATCCGGTCTTGTATTTGAATGACCACAATGGTTTTCCACCGCAACTGCGACGTAGCATGCTCGACGGACTTGGTTCGCTCAATCAGCGACGTTACGACGAGACGCTGGATCCCGAGATCGAAACACGGATCGAGCAGTACGAAATGGCCTTTCGCATGCAGACCAGCGTGCCAGACCTGGCGGATTTGAGCGATGAACCCGAGTCCACATTCCAGCAGTATGGACCCGATTCTCGGCGACCGGGAAGCTACGCCGCCAACTGTATCCTGGCTCGACGTCTCGCCGAACGCGATGTGCGTTTCATTCAATTGTTTCATCCTGACTGGGACCACCACTCTCGCTTGAGTTCATGGTGCGTCTCGCGTTGCATTGATACCGACCAACCCAGTGCCGCATTGATACGCGACCTCAAACAACGCGGTCTGTTGGACGACACTCTGGTGATCTGGGGTGGCGAGTTTGGCCGCGGTGTGGCCGGTCAAGGAAAATGGGATTCGCCCGAGGCAGGACGCGACCACCACCCACGATGCTTTACCATTTGGATGGCCGGTGGCGGAATTCAGCCCGGAATGACTTACGGAGCCACCGATGATTTCAGCTACAACGTCGCCGAAAATCCCGTCCATGTTCGTGATTTGCACGCCACAGCGCTGCATTTGCTGGGCATCGATCACGAACGTTTCACACATCGATTCCAAGGACTTGATTTCAAGCTCACCGGAGTCGAGCCGTCACACGTCGTTCACGACATACTGGCTTAA
- a CDS encoding PSD1 and planctomycete cytochrome C domain-containing protein produces the protein MIPCADALTLIADEVRFSRDVLPVLSDRCFHCHGPDEANREAGLRLDVEQAAKDDLGGYRAIVPGNSEASEIWQRITSTDPDVQMPPPDSHRKPLTPSERAAIRRWIDDGAIWGKHWSFEAPTRASLPDIAEHPVDAFVRQTLQDKGLTPSPPARSHTQIRRLSFDLLGLSPSIDDVHAFSNDPSDTNWESIVDRMLQSPHHAERLAMWWLDAARYSDSDGFQQDATRQNWPWRDWVVNAFRENMPYDQFTVQQFAGDLLPDATPEQILATCFHRNHMTNGEGGRDPEESRVDYVIDRVNTTGTVWLGLTLGCVQCHSHKFDPITHQDYYSLTAFFNSIDEDGKAGMNAKPYLKYESPLVEPRIAEMQAFVDQLRQTEKLELQTATERFETWLNEWFANPVESYQAWWTPEPNVVSSNGSKFNIESDAIVQSIGPTPSQDDYRIELTVPESMRQISGWRLEVFPYESHVDGKFSLDPKGNGDFTLTSVRTLLRPVGAQAESELEIAAAVADYEADKKRETKWDDRYATIEKTLNDDARDGWTTEGAKEIAPHVGVYRLEQPHAVQPGDRVVLLLRQFSTHGHANIGRFRVSLASEPGDTVSRVDGGSPIKSLIDSQASDRESIDKELRAELLKQFLLSDDVYQEVRQRLTRAEKQLSSLKSEAKPRSVMVLEQRTDPRDTHVLLRGVWDAQGEKVQPSGLPAVLDWPAEKWPAEKTQTRLDLANWIVDRQNPLTARVAVNHLWQMLFGNGLVRTPDDFGLQGELPTHPKLLDWLAVELMENDWDLRHIIRLIVTSETYRQSSNTTPELLELDPENRLLARAPRFRLPAWMIRDNALQVSGLLNPALGGPPVHPYQPSGVWAEITMGRFHYDPSLGPAQYRRTLYAYWRRSSAPTFLFDSAQRRVCEVNVRRTNTPLHALTLMNDTTMLEASRVLADWVLSDLSQSNEENQLAALSERVLSRRLSADEISEIQDVLADARRYYQSDLVAAFQFTKIGQQPAAPESTVVQTAAWMTIASLLLNLDEAISHE, from the coding sequence GTGATTCCATGCGCAGACGCTCTCACGCTGATTGCCGACGAAGTGCGATTCTCACGCGACGTGCTGCCAGTCCTTTCCGACCGATGCTTCCACTGCCACGGACCCGACGAAGCGAACCGGGAAGCTGGCTTGAGACTGGATGTTGAACAAGCAGCGAAAGACGATTTGGGTGGCTATCGTGCGATCGTTCCCGGCAACTCAGAGGCAAGCGAAATTTGGCAACGGATCACGTCGACGGATCCCGATGTCCAGATGCCGCCTCCAGATTCGCACCGCAAACCATTGACGCCCTCGGAGCGTGCAGCGATTCGTCGATGGATCGACGACGGAGCGATCTGGGGAAAACACTGGTCCTTTGAAGCACCAACACGAGCGTCGCTACCGGACATCGCCGAGCACCCGGTAGACGCCTTCGTGCGCCAAACACTCCAGGACAAAGGGCTCACGCCGTCGCCACCTGCGCGGTCACACACTCAGATACGACGCCTCTCTTTTGACTTGCTCGGCTTGTCGCCATCCATCGACGACGTCCACGCCTTCTCAAACGATCCTTCCGACACGAATTGGGAATCGATCGTCGACCGCATGCTGCAATCACCTCATCATGCGGAGCGATTGGCGATGTGGTGGCTCGATGCCGCCCGATACTCGGACTCCGACGGATTTCAACAAGACGCGACACGACAGAATTGGCCGTGGCGTGACTGGGTGGTCAACGCGTTCCGTGAAAACATGCCGTACGATCAGTTCACGGTTCAGCAGTTCGCCGGCGACTTGCTGCCCGACGCGACTCCGGAACAGATTCTTGCGACGTGTTTTCATCGAAACCACATGACCAACGGCGAAGGAGGCCGTGATCCGGAGGAATCACGTGTCGACTACGTGATCGATCGCGTCAACACGACGGGAACCGTCTGGCTCGGATTGACGCTCGGCTGTGTGCAATGTCATTCGCACAAGTTTGACCCGATTACACATCAGGACTACTACAGCCTGACGGCATTCTTTAACAGCATCGACGAAGACGGCAAGGCGGGAATGAACGCCAAGCCGTACTTGAAATATGAATCGCCACTCGTCGAGCCGCGTATCGCAGAGATGCAGGCCTTTGTTGATCAACTTCGTCAGACCGAGAAACTCGAATTGCAAACGGCCACGGAACGTTTTGAAACTTGGCTCAATGAATGGTTTGCCAATCCCGTCGAGTCCTATCAAGCCTGGTGGACGCCTGAGCCAAATGTGGTCAGCAGCAACGGATCAAAGTTCAATATCGAATCCGACGCTATCGTTCAATCGATCGGACCAACTCCCTCACAAGACGACTATCGAATCGAACTCACCGTACCCGAGTCGATGAGGCAGATCAGCGGTTGGCGTCTGGAAGTTTTTCCGTACGAGTCTCACGTCGACGGAAAGTTCTCACTCGACCCCAAGGGCAACGGCGATTTCACGTTGACCAGCGTGCGAACTTTGCTGCGACCTGTCGGCGCACAAGCCGAATCAGAACTTGAGATTGCAGCGGCGGTTGCGGACTACGAAGCGGACAAGAAACGTGAGACCAAATGGGACGACCGCTACGCGACCATCGAAAAGACTCTCAACGACGACGCGCGTGACGGGTGGACGACGGAAGGAGCGAAGGAGATCGCCCCACACGTGGGCGTCTATCGACTTGAGCAGCCGCACGCCGTGCAGCCCGGTGATCGAGTGGTTTTGCTGCTGCGGCAATTCTCCACCCACGGGCACGCCAACATCGGTCGGTTTCGAGTCTCACTGGCCAGTGAACCGGGAGACACGGTTTCTCGTGTCGACGGTGGTTCACCGATCAAATCGTTGATCGACTCGCAAGCAAGCGACCGCGAATCGATCGACAAAGAACTCCGAGCTGAGTTGCTGAAGCAGTTTCTGCTTTCCGATGACGTGTACCAGGAAGTCCGCCAGCGATTGACTCGCGCGGAAAAACAACTTTCCAGCTTGAAATCTGAAGCCAAGCCCAGGTCTGTCATGGTTTTGGAGCAACGCACCGACCCGCGTGACACTCATGTATTGCTGCGCGGTGTTTGGGACGCCCAAGGTGAGAAGGTTCAGCCAAGTGGATTGCCAGCCGTCCTCGACTGGCCCGCCGAGAAATGGCCCGCCGAGAAAACACAAACGCGGTTGGACTTGGCGAATTGGATCGTCGATCGCCAAAACCCGCTCACCGCGCGCGTCGCCGTGAATCATCTCTGGCAGATGCTCTTTGGCAACGGATTGGTGCGAACTCCAGACGATTTTGGACTGCAAGGAGAGTTGCCAACGCATCCCAAACTGCTCGATTGGTTGGCCGTCGAGTTGATGGAGAATGATTGGGACCTGCGACACATCATCCGATTGATCGTCACCAGCGAGACCTATCGCCAAAGCAGCAACACAACGCCTGAGTTGTTGGAACTGGATCCCGAGAATCGATTGCTGGCGCGTGCACCGCGATTCCGATTGCCCGCTTGGATGATCCGCGACAATGCATTGCAGGTTTCCGGACTATTGAACCCTGCCCTCGGCGGTCCACCCGTCCATCCGTATCAACCGTCGGGAGTGTGGGCAGAAATCACGATGGGGCGATTTCACTACGACCCAAGTCTCGGGCCGGCGCAGTACCGACGAACGTTGTACGCCTATTGGCGACGATCCAGTGCCCCGACGTTTCTGTTCGACAGCGCACAACGTCGAGTCTGTGAGGTCAATGTGCGTCGCACCAACACGCCACTGCATGCGTTGACGTTGATGAACGATACCACGATGCTGGAAGCGTCCCGGGTGTTGGCCGACTGGGTCCTGTCTGATCTGAGTCAATCGAACGAGGAGAACCAACTGGCCGCGTTGAGCGAACGTGTTTTGTCTCGCCGATTGTCCGCCGACGAAATCTCCGAGATCCAAGACGTACTGGCGGATGCTCGACGGTACTACCAATCCGATCTCGTTGCGGCATTCCAATTCACCAAGATCGGACAACAACCAGCGGCCCCCGAGTCGACGGTCGTCCAGACCGCAGCTTGGATGACGATTGCCAGTCTATTGCTCAATCTCGATGAGGCGATCAGCCATGAATAA
- a CDS encoding DUF167 domain-containing protein, whose translation MSLNESITIEVHATPGAKRNLVGGQHDGRLRVSVTAAADKGKANAAIIKLLADALGVSKSSIELISGATNRQKKFRITGASSDMRDKLQNLMQC comes from the coding sequence GTGAGTTTGAACGAATCCATCACGATCGAAGTCCACGCGACGCCAGGAGCCAAACGCAACTTGGTCGGTGGACAGCACGACGGCAGATTGCGTGTCAGCGTGACCGCTGCTGCGGACAAAGGCAAAGCGAACGCGGCCATCATCAAACTGCTGGCCGATGCGCTGGGAGTTTCAAAATCCTCCATCGAGCTGATCAGCGGCGCAACGAACCGTCAAAAAAAGTTCCGCATCACCGGGGCATCTTCCGACATGCGTGACAAACTCCAGAACCTAATGCAATGCTGA